The nucleotide window GACTATGGCAAATCCAGTCCAGGCAAGACCAAATCCCTGCATCACCAGACAAATTAGTTTGACCGATTGGGCATTGCTTGAGAGTCCAGCAATGATTGGCTCCACTTCGCTGGACAAAAGTCCGCATGGCAAAAGTACCGGCATGCCCGCTATCGCCAGGGCGACCGATTGTCTCAGCGTAAATTGACGACAAAAGCGCACTGGATGGCTTAATAAGGATTCAAAGCCAGCAAAGTGTAATACGGAGAGTATCAAAAAGCTAATCAGGGCAAAAGTCGGTGCCACCAACCAGAGTGCCAAAAAGAGCAAGGCAATAGCGCTGTATAGTGTCAAAAATGCCACCATACGTTTGTTGCATTTGGGTGCACCCGGATCTTTAATCATCACCATAAAGTCCAGGGAGCCGTGCGCAACGCCAAAGACAGCAACCATGGCAATACAAATTTGTAACTCCAGCATAAAGTTGGAGGCATTAGCTGTTACCACCTGGTGATATAGCACACCTATGGCCAGGCAAAGACAGCTAAACCAGGCGCGGTGGGTATTGAGCAGCACTTCAGGCTGACTTGAGGTGAGCGCACTCATGGTGGTCTCCTTGGGGGCAAAGGGCGTTAATGGTGGCAAGGGTTAGATTTTGCTTGCAACCAATTTGCCTGGCGATCAAAAGTAAGTCATAAAATGTGGCGCTCTGGCTCAAGAAGCGCGCTAATCTGTTGGCTTCGACATGGTTTGCCAGTTGTCCAATCATGGTGGCAAATAGGCATGCGTCATTTTGTAGGGTCTGGATAAATGCTTGATCAAGTAACCGTTCGAGACGTCCAGTCTGGGTTTGACTGCGGCTATTGCTAGTGATTGCGGACATCAGGTTGGTGCCAAAGTTGCTCGCTTTTAGTTCTATAGTCTGGCTCAGTCGTGCAGCACACTCGGCAATCATTTGACAGTCATTATCAATATTTTGCAAGGCATAACCGGTAGATGCTCTGAGCATGCCGCCCCTGCTACCTATAGCTATTGTCCTTGGATTGATAAAGCGGTCGACTGGTTTTGCGCTCAGGGGTAAGATGCCCCTTTCTTCTCCAGTCAACTGGATTTTTGTGCCCAGTTTGCTGATATATCTCTGGAGCCATTCTCTATGGAAGGCTTCAATCTCTTTTGGATTTTGACCGTGAGGTCTGTATAGAGTTGATTCGACTAGGGCACTATTTGTGCTGTCCGGTAGCAAATACATAAAATGGCTACCGTATTTGGTGTCGCCGGTAAAGTCCATCAATGTGGCTACCTGGGGATCAAAGACGGCTGCATCACTTTGCAGACGCAGCCCTATAAAATCTTGATAGAGGGCAAAGCTAGATTTGTCATCCGGAATTGAGCTAAACACCTGGTAAGCTCTGACACTGCCAGTTGTTGTGGCTATTGCTACATGATTGTTGCCGTACTTTTGACTAATGACTTGAGTCTTTACCAGATCTACATTGGGACAGTCATTTATTAGTTGTATAAGTGATGCAAAAAAGTCATTGGAATCAATTGAGTTGTAGCAAAATTTACTTGAATTGAAGAGGCGTGTGTTAGCGCTATCCTGGATGGTCCAACTAGACCAGCTGGATTTGGGTAGTGTGCATCCAGTCAATGTCTCTATAGCAAGAGGGGCTCTGCCAAAATACGAAAAAGTCTGTCTGGGTCTAATGCTCGGACTGTTATCTAGCAGGGCGATTTTGCTGTCGGGCAAAAGTCTGGCCAGTTGCAGGCTGAGCATCACTCCCGCTACTCCACTACCTAATACGGCATAGTGATAGATGTCAGTCATGACTCTGCCTCTCTTGTATTTGTCCGCCTTAATAGCGGTCTAAAGGTTTCTTTTTTGAGTTCGAGAGCAGCTTGTAAGGCTATTACTGTTTTTTGCACCAGGCTGACCGACAGACGACGGCTCACCGGTCCACTCTTGTCTGCACCACTGATGTGCTGGGATATCTCTTTGCCGATGTTTTCATAGAGGCGACTGGCCACAAGTACTGGGTAGCGCACAGACTCAGGCAGGAGTGCTATGCCACTATCGGCGCGTCGGTAATAGGTGGTGGCGGTGCTCAGTATCTCGGCGATAGCTCCGTTTACTTGTTGTACAGCGTCAGCTTCGCCAGTGGTGACAGCTCTGATTATCGTCTCTCTAGTGACCATCTCCTCGGGCAGATAAAACCTCCCCGATAGTGCGTCGTCTCTGACATCTCTGGCAATATTAGTAAGCTGCATGGCGATGCCCAGGTCGGCAGCACGCTTTTGAGTAGCGATGTTACTAGTCTTAAGTAACCAGACAAACATCAATCCAACTGTGCCGGCTACCTTATAACTGTAATCCAATAGCGCCTGCTGGGTGCTTATCTGTTTGCCGTCGAGATCTGATAGCTGACCGCCCAAAAAGTCAGTAACCAGACTGGCTGGCATACTGT belongs to Candidatus Obscuribacter sp. and includes:
- a CDS encoding squalene/phytoene synthase family protein, which codes for MSKATIHEHTKCAALPGTGQQTSYELARRSRSFAFAAHFFDTASKQTIGELYRYLRYIDDLVDESEDREFAFSALKALRECYLATDTTQVKVRLETLIDFVEFCTVHSMPASLVTDFLGGQLSDLDGKQISTQQALLDYSYKVAGTVGLMFVWLLKTSNIATQKRAADLGIAMQLTNIARDVRDDALSGRFYLPEEMVTRETIIRAVTTGEADAVQQVNGAIAEILSTATTYYRRADSGIALLPESVRYPVLVASRLYENIGKEISQHISGADKSGPVSRRLSVSLVQKTVIALQAALELKKETFRPLLRRTNTREAES
- a CDS encoding Brp/Blh family beta-carotene 15,15'-dioxygenase, whose translation is MSALTSSQPEVLLNTHRAWFSCLCLAIGVLYHQVVTANASNFMLELQICIAMVAVFGVAHGSLDFMVMIKDPGAPKCNKRMVAFLTLYSAIALLFLALWLVAPTFALISFLILSVLHFAGFESLLSHPVRFCRQFTLRQSVALAIAGMPVLLPCGLLSSEVEPIIAGLSSNAQSVKLICLVMQGFGLAWTGFAIVTVYNILIQSKKSLSQRDLSDTILLACLAFLALKVSPIVAFTVYFCGMHALEETLKLSMELTHKDLVSGLIEFGKLAWLPTIIVLILAAAYFVYAINNGQMLSDVCSRVLFITLSCITAPHFAVKSIFDTKASPA